In Methylomonas sp. ZR1, one DNA window encodes the following:
- a CDS encoding gamma-glutamylcyclotransferase, which yields MSCAQYLFVYGTLRRNPDDQTQHPFLDDCDYIGPAFMHGDLYEIDNYPGAVTRGTTQIKGELYLLGTPEHTLSVLDIYEECATHFPQPHEYIRRQLLVNLPDGQSVCAWTYLYNRPTTGLQRILSGDYLHHLKDKT from the coding sequence ATGAGCTGCGCGCAATACCTGTTTGTCTACGGTACGCTGCGCAGAAACCCGGACGATCAAACTCAACACCCATTTCTAGACGATTGCGATTACATAGGCCCTGCGTTTATGCACGGCGATTTGTATGAAATCGATAATTATCCAGGCGCCGTAACCCGCGGCACAACGCAGATCAAAGGCGAACTGTACTTACTTGGCACCCCCGAACACACACTGTCTGTATTGGATATTTACGAAGAATGCGCCACGCATTTTCCGCAGCCGCATGAATACATCCGCCGCCAACTTTTAGTAAACCTGCCCGACGGACAAAGCGTTTGCGCTTGGACCTACCTATACAACCGTCCGACGACCGGTTTGCAGCGGATCTTAAGCGGCGACTATCTTCATCATCTCAAGGACAAAACATGA
- the greB gene encoding transcription elongation factor GreB yields MSRWRPPRPKSSPYITAEGYRSLETELKQLWERRKHVTIALSAAAAEGDRSENAEYIYRKKELREIDRRIHYLQKRLPSLTVVSEKPSNRDQVFFGAWVTLETMDGEEITYRIVGADEIDTTGGLISLDSPLAKALLKKMLDDEVTIRHAEQETRYYITAIKY; encoded by the coding sequence ATGTCACGCTGGCGACCGCCCCGCCCCAAATCTTCACCGTACATCACTGCCGAAGGCTATCGCAGCCTGGAAACCGAGTTGAAACAGCTCTGGGAGCGGCGCAAGCATGTGACTATAGCCCTGTCCGCCGCCGCTGCAGAAGGTGATCGTTCCGAGAACGCGGAATACATCTACCGCAAAAAAGAACTACGAGAAATCGACCGGCGTATTCATTATCTGCAAAAGCGCTTGCCGTCGTTGACTGTCGTGTCCGAGAAGCCGAGCAATCGCGATCAGGTATTTTTCGGTGCCTGGGTGACTTTGGAAACGATGGATGGAGAGGAAATCACCTACCGCATCGTCGGTGCCGACGAAATCGATACTACGGGTGGTTTGATCAGCCTGGACTCACCTCTGGCGAAAGCCTTATTGAAGAAGATGCTGGACGACGAAGTGACAATCCGCCATGCCGAGCAGGAAACGCGGTATTACATTACCGCGATCAAGTATTAA
- a CDS encoding peptidylprolyl isomerase, which yields MQITDKTAVSIHYTLTNQDGEQLDSSRGEEPLLYLHGAGNIIAGLEAALNGKQAGDKFNVTIAADQAYGEVSEEMIQVVSKKMFDGMDIEIGMQFHADVSHGPGIITIVEIDGDDVTIDGNHPLAGEDLTFDVEVMDVRPATADEVAHGHIHGSGCHH from the coding sequence ATGCAAATCACAGACAAAACGGCTGTTTCCATCCATTATACCTTAACCAACCAAGACGGGGAGCAGCTGGACAGTTCCAGAGGCGAAGAGCCCTTGTTGTATTTGCATGGCGCGGGCAACATCATTGCGGGTCTGGAAGCAGCGTTAAACGGCAAACAAGCCGGTGATAAATTCAACGTCACCATCGCCGCCGATCAAGCCTACGGCGAAGTCTCCGAAGAAATGATTCAAGTCGTTTCCAAGAAAATGTTCGACGGGATGGATATTGAAATCGGTATGCAGTTTCATGCCGATGTCAGCCACGGCCCAGGCATCATTACCATCGTCGAGATCGACGGCGACGATGTCACCATCGACGGTAACCACCCTTTGGCCGGTGAAGATTTGACGTTTGACGTGGAAGTGATGGATGTCAGACCTGCTACAGCCGACGAAGTGGCTCACGGTCATATCCACGGTTCAGGTTGCCATCACTGA
- a CDS encoding TolC family protein, translated as MNRFASRQHPSGATAKYLQACRRHIGALLLIPLLTSCGQYLDTSPDRKLVKRVEERLKPDEGLPLPAISQLPPQTVEQALPKFKEGRPKSATILPPPSATKPELPKAPPEASKQLSIAAVRSMALENNLDLKIAQADPKIAATAVSEEQAKFDDLIFAKAKYGKKNTPAQNLDVVSFTPVDPTSPLKNEIDKLTAVPQETEVLDMEAGIVIPLRTGAKITVSSPFDGKRQFRGVASDQYQNALRFSISQPLLRDAGIANNVAGIRIARYEQQAVDVKTRLQAIRVLAMVERAYWSLYVAWGELDVRRQQYENASNNLSMVRKRVAEGLTASVEINRAEIGVAERLESLIIAETSLKTRQRQLKLLLNAPGLDLDSQTLLIPETSPTLLEFNLDREQLAQRALDGRLELLELELKLAADLTKIDYLSNQTLPMFMLDYNYAALGRDTSSYGGAFDQTLSGNYSDWSVGVRMEIPLSNELRRARLDRAVQERMQRLTTQQLRELSVRREIYDSLDQMSQNWQRILATRQNVVLAGLNYDAELKQFKEGLRTMTEVLETLTRLGEAQLREVRAIGDYQVSMIDLAFATGTLLGHSRVDLGLSASAQ; from the coding sequence ATGAATCGTTTCGCATCCCGTCAACACCCATCAGGGGCTACGGCCAAATACTTGCAAGCCTGCAGGCGGCATATCGGCGCACTCTTGCTGATACCTTTGCTAACCAGTTGCGGACAATATCTCGACACCAGCCCCGACCGTAAACTGGTCAAGCGCGTCGAGGAGCGCCTGAAACCTGATGAGGGTTTACCGCTACCGGCCATCTCGCAACTGCCGCCGCAAACTGTGGAGCAGGCCTTGCCCAAGTTTAAGGAAGGCCGGCCCAAGTCGGCGACTATTCTGCCCCCTCCCAGTGCTACGAAGCCGGAATTACCCAAGGCACCGCCGGAAGCGAGCAAGCAATTGTCCATCGCTGCGGTGCGCAGTATGGCTTTGGAAAATAACCTGGATTTAAAAATCGCCCAGGCCGATCCAAAAATCGCTGCCACTGCAGTCAGCGAAGAGCAAGCCAAGTTCGATGATTTAATCTTCGCCAAGGCCAAATACGGCAAGAAAAACACCCCGGCGCAAAATCTGGATGTCGTCAGCTTTACGCCGGTGGATCCCACTTCGCCGCTGAAAAATGAAATCGACAAACTCACCGCCGTGCCGCAGGAAACTGAAGTGCTGGATATGGAAGCCGGTATCGTGATCCCGTTGCGTACCGGCGCGAAAATTACCGTCAGTTCACCGTTCGACGGCAAACGGCAGTTTCGCGGTGTCGCTTCGGACCAGTATCAAAACGCGCTGCGGTTTTCCATCAGCCAGCCCTTACTGCGCGATGCCGGGATTGCCAATAACGTCGCCGGCATCCGCATCGCCCGTTACGAACAACAAGCCGTCGACGTCAAAACCCGTCTGCAGGCAATTCGCGTGTTGGCGATGGTTGAGCGCGCGTATTGGAGCCTGTATGTGGCTTGGGGCGAATTAGATGTGCGCCGCCAGCAATACGAAAACGCCTCCAATAATCTGAGTATGGTCCGGAAGCGTGTGGCTGAAGGCTTGACAGCCAGTGTGGAAATCAACCGGGCCGAAATCGGCGTGGCCGAACGTCTGGAGTCTTTGATCATCGCCGAAACCAGCCTGAAAACCCGCCAGCGCCAACTGAAATTGTTATTAAACGCGCCGGGCCTGGATCTGGATTCGCAAACGCTGCTGATTCCCGAGACCTCGCCGACCCTGCTGGAATTTAATCTGGACCGCGAACAACTGGCGCAACGCGCGCTGGACGGCCGCCTGGAATTGCTGGAACTGGAATTAAAGCTGGCCGCAGACTTGACCAAAATCGACTACCTCAGCAATCAAACCCTGCCGATGTTCATGCTGGATTACAACTACGCCGCACTGGGCCGCGACACGTCGTCCTACGGTGGCGCTTTTGATCAGACCTTGAGCGGCAATTATTCGGATTGGTCGGTGGGCGTACGCATGGAAATCCCACTCAGCAACGAATTGCGCCGCGCGCGTCTGGATCGAGCCGTGCAAGAACGCATGCAACGTCTAACTACGCAACAACTCAGGGAATTGAGCGTGCGTCGAGAAATCTACGACTCGCTGGATCAAATGAGCCAGAACTGGCAGCGCATTTTAGCCACCCGGCAGAACGTAGTACTGGCCGGTTTGAATTACGACGCCGAACTGAAACAATTTAAAGAAGGCCTGCGGACCATGACCGAGGTACTGGAAACCCTGACCCGGCTCGGTGAAGCGCAACTGCGCGAAGTGCGCGCCATCGGCGATTATCAAGTGTCGATGATAGACCTGGCGTTTGCTACCGGCACTTTGCTGGGACATAGCCGGGTGGATTTGGGCCTGAGCGCGAGTGCTCAGTAA
- a CDS encoding HlyD family secretion protein — protein MTELQIRLSALSAAHTPRLVSSLARACVWLFLLTPPALLLTPWQQNINGIGRVSAFAPLERQQNLDAPVSGRIVSWHAKEGAKVKAGDLLMEITDVDPELLERLQQQRAAAAAKLAAKEDELRAYRLQIDNLIATRDLQVATAQYRLDVARQRARSASEAIASARATLETASVQTQRLQRLIGDGLVSQRDYEVAQRDGIVAQRALNSAQAGLEGALAEQRAAEAEIGRIRADAQARIDSATASANKTQSELEDSRSSLLKSEVDVSRQQSQQIRAPRDSSILRLLANPQSDIVRQGDPLLVLVPDMDVKAVELWVDGNDAVLITPGRHARLQFEGWPALQFAGWPEVAVGTFGGLVAFVDSTDDGKGKFRVLIVPDPNDRPWPTERFARQGVRVKGWVLLNRVTMAYELWRQLNAFPPQMTMEAPATDLVRQKLK, from the coding sequence ATGACTGAGTTACAAATTAGGCTGTCCGCGCTATCGGCAGCCCATACTCCTCGCCTGGTCAGCAGTCTAGCGCGGGCTTGCGTCTGGTTATTTCTGTTGACCCCTCCAGCCCTGCTGCTGACACCGTGGCAACAAAACATCAACGGTATCGGCCGGGTCTCCGCCTTTGCGCCGCTGGAACGCCAACAGAATTTGGATGCGCCGGTTTCCGGTCGTATCGTCAGTTGGCATGCTAAAGAAGGCGCCAAAGTGAAGGCCGGCGATTTGCTGATGGAAATCACCGATGTCGATCCGGAATTGCTGGAACGCTTGCAACAACAGCGCGCGGCAGCCGCGGCGAAATTGGCGGCCAAAGAAGACGAGCTGCGGGCCTATCGCCTGCAAATCGACAACTTGATTGCTACCCGCGATTTGCAAGTAGCTACCGCGCAATACCGGCTGGATGTGGCCCGGCAACGCGCGCGCTCAGCCAGTGAAGCCATTGCCTCGGCACGCGCCACGCTGGAAACGGCTAGTGTGCAAACCCAGCGCCTGCAACGCTTGATCGGCGACGGCTTGGTGTCGCAGCGCGATTACGAAGTCGCGCAACGCGATGGCATCGTAGCGCAACGCGCCTTAAACAGCGCCCAAGCCGGTCTGGAAGGCGCTTTGGCCGAACAACGCGCCGCCGAAGCCGAAATCGGTCGAATTCGCGCCGATGCCCAGGCACGTATCGACTCGGCGACGGCATCGGCTAACAAAACCCAAAGCGAACTGGAAGACAGCCGCAGCAGCCTGTTAAAGAGCGAAGTGGATGTGTCTCGCCAACAATCCCAACAAATCAGAGCGCCGCGCGACAGCAGCATCCTCAGGCTGCTGGCCAATCCGCAGAGCGACATTGTCAGACAAGGCGATCCCTTGCTGGTGTTGGTGCCGGATATGGATGTAAAAGCCGTGGAACTGTGGGTAGACGGCAACGATGCCGTATTGATCACCCCAGGCCGACATGCACGTCTGCAATTCGAAGGCTGGCCGGCCTTGCAATTCGCCGGCTGGCCGGAAGTAGCCGTCGGTACCTTCGGTGGCTTAGTAGCCTTCGTGGACTCCACTGACGACGGCAAGGGTAAATTCCGGGTGCTGATCGTACCCGATCCCAACGACCGCCCCTGGCCGACAGAACGCTTCGCCCGCCAAGGCGTCAGAGTAAAAGGCTGGGTGTTGTTGAACCGGGTAACGATGGCTTACGAATTGTGGCGGCAACTGAATGCCTTTCCGCCACAAATGACTATGGAAGCGCCGGCGACCGATTTGGTCAGGCAAAAACTGAAATAA
- a CDS encoding peptidase domain-containing ABC transporter, producing MSITAGNKEHPHRKQSTQTLLGFLFDLLEIPSQAQGIRERWLDSVSDDSQTALSRIGDHLGLNMESTLLTPIAAANASSPHTPLLTSLSDGCGWLVLCGFRGGKVRVALAQGEVIEERYVKPADIAALLGRSDAGISEWLLVQAQAPLENAVSQDHHNHMPPFSRLLELLRADRHDLWLLLGLALGSGLLALASPVAVQALVNTVAMGGMGQPLIVLATILFFFLSFGGAVFVLESYLVEIVQRRIFVRLAADLAYRLPRVRSDAYDSQHGAELVNRFFDVLTLQKAGSALLLDGLSTVVQTCVGLIMLAFYHPFLLAFDVVLLLAITAIVFLLGRGAVTTAIQESISKYALVAWLESVAGNIQTFKFGNGAVMAANRTDQLSLDYLTAKRQHYRVLLGQVIASVALYAIASTALLAIGGYLVIDGHLTLGQLVAAELIVSSALLALIKFGKHLEGFYDLMAGTDKIGHLLDLPLEDSAELDAEFNGPASLTISGLKFGFGAQRPLFSDFALHIQTGEKVAISGGPGSGKTALVSLISGMRQAQAGRIQINGQTLDELRLSTLRQNIAVVSRLEIFHDSLLENIRLGDANLSVADVQEALAKVGLTSLDLDTVMSPGGSPLAHSQAIQVMLARVIIARPTLLIVDGILDGLDSGLQQQLASILLAADAPWTLLLLTGSKELAALCGREITLPGAAHD from the coding sequence ATGAGCATCACCGCCGGAAACAAGGAACACCCGCACAGAAAACAGTCGACGCAAACCTTGCTGGGATTCTTATTCGACCTGCTGGAAATCCCCAGCCAAGCCCAAGGCATCCGGGAGCGTTGGCTGGACTCAGTCAGCGACGACAGCCAGACAGCGCTGAGCCGCATCGGTGACCATTTGGGTTTGAATATGGAGAGCACGCTGCTTACGCCGATTGCGGCCGCCAACGCCTCATCCCCGCATACGCCGCTGCTCACCAGCCTCTCGGATGGCTGCGGCTGGCTGGTGTTGTGCGGATTTCGCGGCGGCAAAGTCAGAGTGGCCCTTGCTCAAGGCGAGGTGATCGAAGAGCGCTACGTCAAACCGGCTGACATCGCCGCACTATTGGGCCGAAGCGACGCCGGCATCAGCGAGTGGCTGTTAGTGCAAGCCCAGGCGCCGCTGGAGAATGCCGTCAGCCAAGACCATCACAACCACATGCCGCCATTTAGCCGCTTGCTGGAGCTGTTACGTGCTGATCGCCACGATCTCTGGTTATTGTTGGGTTTGGCTTTGGGCTCCGGATTGTTGGCGCTGGCTTCGCCGGTGGCGGTGCAAGCGCTGGTCAATACCGTAGCGATGGGCGGCATGGGCCAACCTTTGATCGTATTGGCGACCATACTGTTTTTCTTTCTAAGCTTCGGGGGTGCGGTTTTTGTGCTGGAATCTTATCTGGTGGAGATCGTGCAGCGGCGGATTTTTGTACGGCTGGCCGCCGACTTGGCCTATCGCTTGCCCAGAGTGCGCAGCGATGCCTACGATAGCCAACACGGCGCGGAACTAGTCAATCGCTTTTTCGATGTATTGACCTTGCAGAAAGCCGGCTCTGCACTGCTCTTGGACGGTTTGAGCACCGTGGTGCAAACTTGCGTCGGCTTAATCATGCTGGCGTTCTATCACCCCTTCCTGCTGGCCTTCGATGTGGTGTTGCTGTTGGCTATCACTGCCATCGTATTTTTGTTGGGCCGCGGCGCGGTCACCACGGCGATTCAGGAATCGATCAGCAAATATGCCTTGGTCGCCTGGCTGGAAAGCGTTGCCGGGAATATTCAAACCTTTAAATTCGGTAACGGTGCAGTAATGGCCGCCAACCGCACCGACCAACTCTCACTGGACTATTTAACGGCCAAACGCCAGCATTACCGCGTGCTGCTGGGCCAAGTCATCGCCTCCGTGGCGCTGTACGCCATCGCCAGTACGGCCTTGTTGGCTATCGGCGGCTACTTGGTCATAGACGGCCATTTAACCTTGGGGCAATTGGTGGCGGCGGAACTGATCGTCTCGTCAGCTTTATTGGCCTTGATCAAATTCGGCAAACACCTGGAAGGCTTTTACGACTTGATGGCCGGCACGGACAAGATCGGTCATTTACTGGACTTGCCCTTAGAAGATTCGGCCGAGTTGGACGCAGAATTTAACGGTCCGGCGTCACTCACAATCAGCGGCTTAAAATTCGGCTTCGGCGCGCAGCGGCCATTATTCTCGGATTTTGCGCTGCACATTCAGACTGGCGAAAAAGTCGCGATTTCAGGCGGTCCCGGCAGCGGTAAAACCGCGCTGGTGTCGCTAATCAGCGGGATGCGGCAAGCACAAGCCGGCCGGATACAAATCAACGGCCAAACACTGGATGAATTGCGCCTGAGTACTTTGCGGCAAAACATCGCCGTCGTCAGCCGGCTGGAGATTTTTCACGATAGCCTGCTGGAAAATATCAGGCTTGGCGATGCGAACCTGAGCGTTGCCGATGTCCAAGAGGCCTTGGCCAAAGTCGGCTTAACTAGCTTGGATTTGGATACCGTCATGAGTCCCGGCGGCTCGCCACTTGCCCACAGCCAAGCCATACAAGTCATGCTGGCAAGAGTCATCATCGCCCGGCCCACCTTGTTGATCGTGGATGGCATACTCGATGGCTTGGATAGCGGGTTACAGCAGCAGTTGGCATCAATACTATTGGCCGCTGACGCGCCCTGGACCCTATTGCTGCTGACCGGATCGAAAGAATTGGCCGCACTTTGCGGGCGCGAGATCACTTTGCCGGGAGCCGCCCATGACTGA
- the ppc gene encoding phosphoenolpyruvate carboxylase codes for MQKLKALHSEDIAPSTGAALAEYDKSAFELDNLGASQILSDRLSDAHGDDKELRSSIRLLGSILTKVLTAQAKPEVATAVAQLQRKFASLLREGSANRRRQFMEILEGLDAEEIGEVVRVFNGYFSLLNIAEESHNLNLRRQNQTGRYWPGSFHDTLIKLRDRGVSADKLQVLLDEMLYLPVMTAHPTEAKRRTVKSALRNVFLSQEALDDPRLRSQQRSEALDKLQAQIQLLLKTDEVRARKLGVADEIDAGLFYFSLSLFQATTLVYRNLQRALSDVFGADVASQIRIPSFLRFGSWIGGDRDGNPNVKPETTELALRMQAQTIMQEYLARLDQLRGQLSHSYGLCDLAPEFIDSLHADRTLLGPVVAELEKPYLQEPYRHKLILMKYRMQSTLQRVQQQLQGQAEQANRLAYASVAEFLHDLRLIDASLRSHGDANIAELELADLIRLADVFDFHLMQLDVRQESTRHSEAVAEILATALNIDYLALDEAQRIALLAEAIAAPGGLIFDAAALTPANRETLELFMVMAKMRREIGPNCFGKYVISMTHSASHVLEVLLLAAQAGLVGKIGGHWHCHIGVSPLFETIDDLNRISEVLTQLFDTECYRELLRVSDDRQEIMLGYSDSCKDGGILASAWGLSRAQRQIIAISERYGLKCRLFHGRGGTVGRGGGPTHEAILAQPPDTVRGQIKFTEQGEVLFYRYNNMETAVYELTMGVTGLLKASVSLVQAVPADHAEDLAVMDELARIGEQSYRDLTERTPGFLDYFYEASPVGEIGGLNIGSRPSHRKKLDRSKNSVRAIAWVFAWAQSRQTFPAWYGIGFSLASWCAGKPERLETLRRMYRDWPFFRNLLSNAQMALSKSDMNIAREYAQLCNDPETGKRVYNLIAGEHQRCVEWILEIANTDRLLAENPALAASLQRRDAYLGPLNYIQVFLIRRLREMNTENPADSPWMKPLLRSINAIAAGMRNTG; via the coding sequence ATGCAAAAGCTAAAAGCACTGCACAGCGAAGACATCGCGCCAAGTACCGGAGCCGCATTAGCGGAGTATGACAAGTCGGCGTTTGAATTGGATAACCTCGGCGCCAGCCAAATCCTCAGTGATCGCTTATCGGATGCTCACGGCGACGACAAAGAATTACGCAGTTCGATACGCCTGCTCGGTTCGATCTTGACTAAAGTGCTCACCGCCCAAGCCAAACCGGAGGTGGCCACCGCCGTCGCGCAGTTGCAACGCAAGTTTGCCAGCTTGCTCCGAGAGGGCAGCGCCAACCGCCGCCGCCAGTTCATGGAGATTCTGGAAGGCCTGGATGCAGAAGAAATAGGCGAAGTGGTACGAGTGTTTAACGGCTATTTCAGCCTGCTCAATATCGCCGAAGAATCACATAACCTAAATTTGCGCCGACAAAATCAGACCGGCCGCTATTGGCCCGGCTCGTTTCATGACACGCTGATTAAACTACGCGACAGAGGCGTCAGTGCCGATAAATTACAGGTGTTATTGGACGAAATGCTGTATTTGCCGGTGATGACCGCTCACCCCACCGAAGCCAAACGCCGCACAGTCAAAAGCGCGTTGCGCAATGTCTTTCTCAGCCAGGAGGCCTTGGACGATCCACGCCTACGCAGCCAGCAACGCAGCGAGGCCTTAGACAAACTGCAAGCACAGATTCAATTGCTGTTAAAAACCGACGAAGTGCGGGCCCGTAAACTGGGCGTGGCCGACGAAATCGACGCTGGTTTGTTTTATTTTTCACTGTCGCTATTTCAGGCTACCACCTTGGTTTACCGGAACTTACAACGCGCACTTAGCGATGTGTTCGGCGCCGACGTGGCTAGCCAAATCCGCATCCCCAGCTTTTTGCGTTTTGGTTCCTGGATAGGCGGCGACCGCGACGGCAATCCAAATGTAAAACCGGAGACCACCGAGCTGGCCTTACGCATGCAGGCGCAAACCATCATGCAGGAATATCTCGCCCGCCTGGATCAATTACGTGGCCAGTTGTCGCATTCTTATGGACTTTGTGACTTGGCCCCGGAATTTATCGACAGCCTGCACGCCGACCGCACCCTGCTAGGCCCGGTAGTCGCGGAGTTGGAAAAGCCCTATCTGCAGGAACCTTACCGGCACAAACTGATATTGATGAAATATCGCATGCAATCCACCTTGCAGCGCGTGCAACAACAGTTACAGGGCCAAGCGGAACAAGCCAATCGCCTTGCCTATGCCAGCGTGGCCGAGTTTTTACACGATCTGCGCTTGATCGATGCATCCTTGCGCAGCCACGGCGACGCCAATATCGCCGAGCTGGAATTAGCCGATCTGATCCGCTTGGCCGACGTGTTCGACTTTCACTTGATGCAACTCGACGTGCGGCAAGAATCGACTCGCCACAGCGAAGCAGTCGCGGAAATTCTGGCAACCGCATTGAACATTGACTACCTGGCGCTGGACGAAGCGCAACGCATAGCATTGTTAGCAGAGGCGATTGCCGCACCGGGTGGTTTGATATTCGACGCCGCCGCGCTGACGCCGGCCAACCGCGAAACCCTGGAGTTGTTTATGGTGATGGCGAAAATGCGCCGGGAAATAGGCCCGAACTGCTTTGGTAAATACGTAATTTCCATGACCCATTCCGCCAGTCATGTCTTGGAAGTCTTGCTGCTGGCGGCGCAAGCCGGCCTGGTCGGCAAAATCGGCGGGCATTGGCATTGCCATATCGGCGTCAGCCCCTTGTTTGAAACCATCGACGATTTAAATCGCATCTCCGAGGTACTGACCCAGCTATTCGATACCGAGTGCTATCGGGAATTGTTGCGCGTCAGCGATGACCGCCAGGAAATCATGCTGGGCTATTCGGACTCCTGCAAAGACGGCGGCATCCTGGCTTCGGCCTGGGGCTTGTCGCGCGCGCAACGGCAAATTATTGCGATCAGCGAGCGGTACGGTTTGAAATGCCGCCTATTCCATGGCCGCGGCGGCACCGTCGGTCGCGGCGGCGGCCCGACTCACGAAGCGATTCTGGCCCAGCCGCCCGACACCGTGCGCGGCCAGATCAAATTCACCGAGCAAGGCGAAGTGCTGTTTTATCGGTACAACAATATGGAAACCGCGGTCTACGAATTAACCATGGGCGTTACCGGCTTGCTGAAAGCCAGCGTCAGCCTGGTGCAAGCCGTTCCGGCGGATCATGCGGAAGATTTGGCAGTCATGGACGAATTGGCGCGGATCGGCGAACAAAGCTACCGCGACCTGACCGAACGCACGCCCGGCTTTTTGGATTATTTCTACGAAGCCAGCCCGGTCGGCGAAATCGGCGGCTTGAACATCGGTTCGCGGCCTTCGCACCGCAAAAAACTGGATCGCTCGAAAAACTCGGTGCGGGCGATTGCCTGGGTGTTCGCTTGGGCGCAATCGCGGCAGACGTTTCCGGCTTGGTACGGCATCGGTTTCAGTTTGGCCAGCTGGTGCGCCGGCAAGCCGGAGCGCCTGGAAACCCTGCGGCGAATGTATCGGGACTGGCCGTTTTTCCGCAACCTGCTGAGTAACGCGCAAATGGCTTTGAGTAAGTCGGACATGAACATCGCGCGAGAATACGCGCAATTGTGCAATGACCCGGAAACCGGCAAACGGGTTTACAACCTGATAGCCGGCGAGCACCAGCGCTGCGTGGAGTGGATACTGGAGATAGCCAACACTGACCGCTTGCTGGCGGAGAATCCGGCCTTGGCCGCATCCTTGCAGCGCCGCGATGCTTATCTGGGGCCGCTAAACTATATCCAGGTTTTTTTGATCCGGCGGCTGCGGGAAATGAATACCGAGAATCCCGCGGACAGTCCGTGGATGAAACCCTTGTTGCGCAGTATCAATGCGATTGCCGCAGGTATGCGCAATACCGGTTGA
- the nhaR gene encoding transcriptional activator NhaR — MERINYQHLFYFWNVAREESITRACEKLHLAQPTISGQLAVLEQQIGEKLFYKQGRKLVLTDTGRVVFNYAEEIFSLGRELTNTLKGRPTGRALRLVVGVADALPKMVVYRLLAPAFRLPESVQILCYEDKTERLLSEMVMQGMDIVLSDAPLTPTSGAKAFNHLLGECGVTVFGAPALAATYRQNFPRCLSGAPFLLPTANTSLRRSLDQWFDAESISPAIQAEIEDSALIKTFGSGGVGLFVAPSNVEAEIQSQYGVEAIGRIDSVHERFYAITMRRKLKHPAVTAILENARDKLFPE, encoded by the coding sequence ATGGAACGTATCAACTACCAACATTTGTTTTATTTCTGGAATGTCGCGCGTGAAGAAAGCATCACTCGCGCTTGCGAGAAACTGCATTTGGCGCAACCTACCATCAGCGGCCAATTAGCGGTGCTGGAACAGCAAATTGGCGAAAAACTCTTTTATAAACAAGGCCGTAAACTGGTGCTCACCGACACTGGGCGGGTGGTATTTAATTACGCGGAAGAAATCTTTTCGCTGGGCCGAGAGTTAACTAACACCTTAAAAGGCCGGCCGACCGGCAGGGCTCTGCGTCTGGTGGTGGGCGTGGCGGATGCGTTACCGAAAATGGTGGTTTATCGCTTGCTGGCGCCGGCATTCCGCTTACCAGAGTCGGTGCAGATTCTTTGTTACGAGGACAAAACCGAGCGGCTTTTGAGTGAGATGGTCATGCAAGGGATGGATATAGTCTTGTCCGATGCGCCGCTGACACCAACCAGTGGCGCCAAAGCGTTTAACCATCTGCTGGGCGAATGCGGGGTTACCGTGTTCGGCGCGCCGGCTTTGGCCGCGACCTATAGGCAAAATTTCCCACGCTGCTTGAGCGGCGCACCGTTCCTGCTGCCCACCGCCAACACTTCGCTGCGGCGCTCGCTGGATCAATGGTTCGACGCCGAAAGTATCAGCCCGGCTATCCAGGCCGAAATTGAAGACAGCGCGTTGATCAAAACCTTTGGCAGTGGTGGCGTGGGTTTGTTTGTCGCACCGAGTAATGTCGAAGCCGAAATCCAAAGCCAATACGGCGTGGAAGCCATCGGCCGTATCGACTCGGTGCATGAACGTTTTTACGCCATCACCATGCGCCGCAAACTCAAGCATCCGGCCGTGACCGCGATTTTGGAGAATGCGCGGGATAAGTTGTTTCCGGAATAA